A window of Phragmites australis chromosome 15, lpPhrAust1.1, whole genome shotgun sequence genomic DNA:
GGCCGGTGGGAGCCCGCCGCGCAGGCCGTGCTCCGGGACTTCCTCGCCTCGCTCTCCGCCCCGGCCCCGTTCCCGGCCGTCTCCGACTGGTGGTCCCGCACGCCGCGGCTGTACGCGGACCAGACGGGCGCCAACGTGACGGCGGCGTTCGCCGTCGCCGGGGAACACTCCGACGCGGGCTACTCCCACGGCGCCTCGCTGCGGCGCATCGACGTGCAGTCCGTGATCCGGTCGGCGGTGTACGCGTACCCGGACCCGCTGCCGCTGGATCCCTACAACGGCGCGTACCTGGTGCTCACCTCGCCTGACGTGCAGATGGACGAGTTCTGCCGCGCCGTCTGCGGCTTCCACTACTTCACCTTCGCGTCCGTGGTCGGGGTCACTGTGCCGTACGCGTGGGTCGGGAACAGCGGCACGCAGTGCCCCGGCAAGTGCGCGTACccgttcgccgccgccgcggagtacggcggcgggggagggggaCAGGCGGTGCTGCCGCCGCCGAACGGCAACGTGGGTGTGGACGGGATGGTGATCGTGCTGGGGCACGAACTGGCGGAGATGGCGACCAACCCGCTGGTGAACGCGTGGTACGCCGGGGACACGCCCACGGCGCCGACGGAGATCGCCGACCTCTGCCTCGGCGTgtacggcgacggcggcggcgccggtggGCTCGTCGGGAACGTGTCCCGCGCGCCCGACGGCAGCGCCTACAACGTCAACGGCGTCAACGGCCGGCGCTTCCTGGTCCAGTGGCTCTGGAACCCCGTCCGCGGCGCCTGCTACGGTCCCAACGCCAGCAACTGAGACTGGGGCCTTCTTGCCTTCTTGCAAGGACGGATCAGTTCCTCATGCCATTCTGCTCAATGGCATTGCAGTTGCAGCGATCAATGGCGATTCGATGGATGGATACAGTATTATCCGGCGATCCCCAAGACATCACTTCCGGTTTGATCTGTTCCTTTGTCCGTTGAAGACGAGGATTAGATCAAATGAAACCACTAATTTTGAAGCAGCAACAATGTATGGATCTTGGTTACATAAACTCTGTGCATTTTGATCGATCTATGCTTCTAGAGCAAACGAGGAGGAAATGCCAATTTCTTTCTCAATTTGTTTGCACAAAGTATGATCAGTATGGTTTCAAGCccgggattttttttaatattactttttttCAGATATTACcgaaataatataaaaaataaagaaactataaaaatattacCTAGTTTGGCGAAAACTCTATTTTTACCAAACCGTATGGTAAAAATATGGGCCCTACGGTGGCTAAACCCTCTCTCATCTATTTTCGCCTATTTTCACCAAACGGTTGACGGAAAAATGAATTTTCGTTAACCGTATGGCGACGTACCCTTTTTTTCACCGTACCATTCGGCGAAAACCGGTCCATTGAACTTTtacataaattattttatattttactGTATGTATGGGAAAAAAttacttattttttatgtaaatttatggaACTACGTGTTTGATTGcataaattttttaatgtcGCGCCATAGCTCGTTCATTTGATATGTTTCATTCAAATTAAACTTTATGGCACATATTGATATACATATAAGTGAAATGATAAAACCAAATTGAATGTTAGATAGAATATGTATATAAGATGAGTATATAGAATTTAAATATTACTAATGGCATATAGGCTACATCTAAGATACATACACAACTTggataatagattaaaaatgataGAATCACCTTGAATTCAACAACTACAACAATTAGTAGCATAAATATTACGGACGAAATGACCCTTGAAGTTGTCTATACCTTATCTTCCGGTCCATCCAATGGTAATCGTATTCTAGAAATTTTGGTCTACGTGGTGCCGGTGTATacgaaaaataatcaaaattagGATTACAATCATCTGCCCTGTCGTCAGAGAATTTGCAACAGCGTGGAGTTCTCTGAGGAGTAAGcatgaagtcatcatcatcGAAACAAACCCATTCGATTGTGGCGGAAGTGGTGGAAACACGTCCTCTTGTGGTGGTTGTCGAACGACCACCTCTTTCACGGCGGTTCGAACCACCGCCTCTTTCGCAATGGTGTGAATGTCTTGAATGACCACCTCTGCGTCTTCAGTTATGTCCAGGTAGGTAGCTCTAAAAAGTTCTCGATGGGTTTGTTTAGCAACTCTTCGTCATGAAGGAATACCTAGTATAAAAAAGagcatacaaaaatataaacgtgTCTTAGAAGTACAACCTAACAAAAAACTGGGACATGTAATAATGATGAACATACCTTAATATGCTCCTCGTACTGCTGAGGGTGCATAAATATAGTGTGTGCTCACTTGCTAAAACACTTTGCTatgtcggctagttcgcacaccctaaTATATCTCTGACTGCACTCTAACAAGTGCGTCTTTAGGTCCATAGAAGTTACAGAGCTTACCGTGCACTGCAATTCCTCCTTGATGAAACAAGGACAACAGGTCATGGTCTGCCATTTTGATAGCACTTTGTTCAGAttctcctccttgaacacatCATCACCTTTTGCCTAGGTCTCCCTCATAGTCTGTAGGGCTATCATTGAGAGTTTGGATGTCCACGAGAAATGTCTGCTTGAGGAGCCAACCATTGTGTGGTATTAGGTATAAGATGGTAGTGGTGTTTCAGAAAACTACGATGTCATGACCTTCTCGTTGCTTCGGTCTCATATTTTATAAGCAGGGACTGATGGTGTATGCACCAAGTATAGATATGTAATTTGGAGACAGTGCATGCATGAGATGCTTTCCTGCAGCAAGCGGTCATTGGATTATGAGTAGTCGATAAAGTGCGGTCACATCAGTCTGAAAAAGTGGCAGTGAGCGGTTTCGTCAATTTGAAAAGTTGACAGGAAGGGGTCGCATCTCCCTAGAAAGGTGTCCAccgacagagagagaaagatgcgCGATACTACAGAAGAAGGGATAAGGTCATGGACGTGTGTTTCCTCATCATTTTACTGTCTGGAGTTAGGATGAGTCTAAGCTATAGATAAGCGGTTGGCGAACGCGTCCCTGCTTGGATCATTTGGTGGAGGACCTTCAAATACTTGCATGGCCCTTCTCTATCCACCTCTTTCCTCCATATTGAGTGTTCGTTGTGTTCAGATGGTCGAGATGGAGGTGCCTTATATTGACGAAGGGCATCGGATACTCGGTCTGTATGCACTAAAGCATATAGTGAATGCATTAGATGCCTTCCTGCAGTGTGGAGTCAGTGGACGCTGAGTAGTTGGCagcgtgcggtcacatcgcTCATAAAAGGTGGTAGCATGCGGTCACATCGCTCATAAAAGATGGCAGTGTGTGGTCACCTCACTCATAAAAGATGACATCATGAGGTCACTTTGCTCATAAAAAGGTGGTTTCGTCAATCTGAAAAGCCACTAGCACGCTATTCGGTTTCATCAATCTAAAAAGCCATTAGTAACATAGTAGAATAAGATAGTAGCATCATAAGGTAGTACCATCATAGTAATTGAACTATTCCCTAAACTAGCAGTTACAAATGGAAAGCAAAACAAATTACATTTATTAAGTATGAAAGCAACACAGACTACTCCTGACCCTTATCCTGACCCCTACCATGGGCCCTGCATCTGGCACGCTTTCGCCTACGTGTTGACGCTGGAacgtcggcctcctcctcctctcgagGATGCTTGTAGGCGGAAGGTGTGTATCAATCAGGCGTGTGGCGCTCACATCTGGGCAATTGGAGACCATATTGCCTCCCACCTCCTGCTGCATAGTATGAGTGGGCGGAGGTGCACCGTACAACTGTGATGAGCCCATCACTTATGAGGCCCCTACATAGTCAAAGAACGGGTTCCCGTTAGGGTGCAGTGAACTCTCAGAAACCTGTATGGTTGTATCGATGCAGATCAAACCTGCATTTATATCGTGCAAAAACAATTGAGTATTGGCACATAATATGTAATAAATCAAACATTATGGAATAAACCGCCGTGACATACCTGGTGTAGGAATACACATAGGTGCGGCAAAACTAGAGCCCCCTGCATGGACATGTTGCGACGGTTGAGGAGTATCGTAGCCATGCTTGGTCCATCCAAAGCCTCCTTTGAACTAGTGCGCAGCCCATACAGAGCCTCCTACCTGCAAAATTGCTCAAATCGACACCGGATGGACCGTTATGGATTTGGCCGTTTGCATAGAAAACTCTAAGATTGCggcataaaataaatatatccaacaaaatatttattttactcTAAGACTTCTCAGACAAAAAAATTACCTGGTCAGGGAGCGAAGGATGAGGACTAGCGTAGTACTGGTGACCGAAGGTGGAGGAAGGTCGTGGGGGCCTCTGTGTGGAATGTGCAGCCGAAAGCTTGCGTACAACAATCTTGGGCTGCCGGCACGATGTGCACTCCATGATATGTCGGCCCTTGGTGGCCAAATGGGAGAACGCTTCAATAATATCATCGATCATCATACCACATGTGCCATGCTCGTGCAGTCTAGTAGTTGAACTCGTTGCCTCCTCATGAATCTCTCTCCCAAAGTCAGACTGCCGTAGACAAGAAATCGTTAGCACTAGTAGTTATgtgaatataaaaatcataagaATTTGAACATTTCACATACCACAAGGTGCAGCGCCACTCTTGTGTGTCCTGGGTAAAGGGCAGCAGTGCTAATAGAGGATCAACGTGGTGGGTCCATGACACGAAGGAGACATGTGCGAGTGCATGTAGTGTACCACTGCAGGTACTGCTAGTAAATGTAGTCGTCGTGCAATGCACCAAACTCGATCACATCTCCAAGAGTGTTGCCCCACTGCTGCACCCAGGGTTGTATCCTGATGGTCAGGTCAGCCATGGTCCTTGATGGCCCTTTTGTCGACAACCTACAATGGAGTGTCAATTAGAGAAATGCAATACACATAACACATTGAGGTATGTGACATTAGAACTCATGAGTGTATGGTGGAACACGGTCTCCTAGTGGTACCAAGACCTCCTGGAGCCGTTCAAACTGGCACATCACTTGGTGGATGACATAGTCCTTGACAAAAATGTCGAACACTAGATTTTTCCTCATCATCCAAAACACCGAGTCCTTGAAGCACAATTCGGAGATCCCACGACTAGCAGATCGTAAGAGCACCAAGTCGATGGTGTATGGCTCCCAAACGACCATACAACCCTCAGGTGGTCGAACTGCTTTGTGAAAGCCTCGTACGTAGAATGAACCAAAACTCCCGCCCATTATGGCTGCAAAATTACAGTTCATCTAAATTAGGTTACCAGTATTACACAAGCAAAATTTGATGGTACTCTGAAGGGCATACCCGTCAACGTGTCCAAAGTGATCCCATTGTTGGCTTATCGATGTCGTCACCAGCGTACATCTCTGAGGTGTAATGCATAGGCACCACAAAGGGTCGTCTAACCTAAAAGCGCTCGAAGGACCACAACTGAAGCAGTAGAGGTATACCCGTCAAATTGGACGTGTTGCATGTCCTCATGCAGGTGTCACACATGGCGCGGTAGGTGGCACAAAGAACGGCCGAACCCTAAGACACCTGAGGCACGTCGGTGACTTCTGCGTCAGCAATAGCCTGGACATAGGCTATCCAACATGCGTCCACAGTGTTGCCATGGGTAGAGGTGAATATCACCCAACCGAACAACCAGAATAGGTAAGCGTCCAGGTGTCGAGCAAGCTGGTACTCCGTTGGATCCTCGACTATCCTATCCACCTGCATAATTCGATTGATTGTTATTATTGATAATAAATGGACGAAGCATGTGCAATATGAAActaaagaagcaacaaaaaacATTACTGACCCTGAACTGCTCCAACACTACTTCTTGGACCCGTGCTTCTGATGCACCGCAATGGGCAAGACATTTAGTGGCTCAAGTAGGACTCCCTGAAACCTCTCAAATATGTCATGCTACCAACCAGCTGGAGTGACCGAGGGGCCGATTGGTTCACCAGAAATCGGTAACCCAGTCAGCATGGAGATGTCTTCTCCCCAAACGACATGTGAAACGTGTGTGTCTCTGGCCTCCATCATTCCACCAAAGCTGAAATAAGGGAATGGTCAAATGGGAACCGACGTGACCGCTCCAGCTGACCCTCGTCCTCATGACCCTTAGCCACCTGATGCGGACCCGCATCCTCATCTGTGGCCTGAATCATCCGTGCAAGCGGAAGAAGTCTTACGCGACCCAACCTACAAATACATGAGTTGATTAGTTATGGCAAATTAAATGTTCCTGCATGCAAATTGAACCATATGTACAACATACCAAACCAGTGGGGGTGCAGTCACCAAGCTGTCTTTGGCGCACAGATCCGAAACACAAGCATACTTGAAGGGCCACGCATGGCCTGTAAGAAGCCACGATGACGCTCATCCATAGAACGGTCGAGAAGCTCATACGACGGCTCCATCCCTGCGAAAAAagaacaacatataacatagTTCTTTTAAATTGATGACCACATAATTTATACGTCAACAACATAAATCATACACAAACAACTTTATATGACATAGAGAATATAAATAATACACAAATAATACCACATAGTTGTTGCATcaagaacataaaaaatatacaaatctTTTGCCTTGTGACCATGCTCATCACACTCGCTGCACCTCCTCAAAGGCCCACCAACTTcagcttcatccatatcattacgAATACACCTAGTCTGCGTCCGACCACTTTTTCCATGGGAATGTCTAAGCAACATCATAGGGACAGACATATCAACATATCTCTATCGTAAACTGTGAAGTCACCATGTGCACTGAATTGATGAAAGTCTCCAGTCCATGTCAGCAGCatattttccttcaagtaaaattgtgacacatataCTGAGGTCCCCACACCCACTTGTGATAATGCAGCCAACAAATGAGAACATGGGACATGTAAAAGCTTCGGTTTGTTGCAACAGCATTCGCACCATCCATTGAAAACTTGCCCTAGGTTCACCTCATGAGTGACAATTCTTGTATCACTCCCCGCTCCTCCTTTTGATCTCAAGGTTATCTCGAAGCGGTGCTCATTGATGCATATgctatgaaccatatgttctactgccttcttgttcttcttttccaaGTACTCCATCATCCATTGGTCATACAATGTACGCATTGTTGTGCAGTGAATAATAACAACAACATGCCTCTTCTGATAGTAACCAATCATGGCGTACAATATTCCCTCAACGATTGTAACAATAGGGAGTCCACGTAGCCCTCTGATGACCAAATTGTAAAACTCTATTACGTTGGTAGTCATGACGCCATACCTAACAAAAAACATAAAAACAAATA
This region includes:
- the LOC133893348 gene encoding protein EXORDIUM-like 7 translates to MGRLLPRHPSLLLAIAVAAIWSCSPAVVRCAPVYGPDYLVDGNQLVDMQYHMGPVVSGSPTNLYLIWYGRWEPAAQAVLRDFLASLSAPAPFPAVSDWWSRTPRLYADQTGANVTAAFAVAGEHSDAGYSHGASLRRIDVQSVIRSAVYAYPDPLPLDPYNGAYLVLTSPDVQMDEFCRAVCGFHYFTFASVVGVTVPYAWVGNSGTQCPGKCAYPFAAAAEYGGGGGGQAVLPPPNGNVGVDGMVIVLGHELAEMATNPLVNAWYAGDTPTAPTEIADLCLGVYGDGGGAGGLVGNVSRAPDGSAYNVNGVNGRRFLVQWLWNPVRGACYGPNASN